One region of Polaribacter pectinis genomic DNA includes:
- the secY gene encoding preprotein translocase subunit SecY has protein sequence MNFINTLKDIFKIEELKNKILLTIGLIAVYRFMAAVPLPGIDPLQLSALKESTSGGLLGLLNAFTGGAFARASVMALGIMPYISASIVVQLMGIAVPYLQKLQKDGESGRKKITQITRWLTIGITLVQAPTYITAIKTQFGLGPEAFLVSGPTFWISSIIILTAGTIFAMWLGERITDKGVGNGISLLITVGIIANFPAAFLQEFVAKTTNAGAGGIMMVLIEIIVWFVVILLTVLLVTAVRKIAVQYARRTVAGNIQNVAGSRDYIPLKLNAAGVMPIIFAQAIMFLPVALAQRFPFMASLQDINGLGYNVIFALLIIIFSFFYTAITIPTNKMAEDLKRSGGFIPGIRPGKDTADRLDSVLSRITFPGSLFLAALSILPAIVVQFGVQQSWAMFYGGTSLIIMVGVAIDTMQQINSYLLNRHYDGLMKAGNSNRKSNNK, from the coding sequence ATGAATTTTATTAATACACTAAAAGACATTTTTAAGATTGAAGAATTAAAGAACAAAATTCTTCTTACGATCGGTTTAATTGCTGTGTATCGTTTTATGGCAGCTGTTCCTTTACCAGGAATAGACCCATTACAACTTTCAGCATTAAAAGAAAGTACTTCAGGAGGTCTTTTAGGATTATTGAATGCATTTACAGGAGGAGCATTTGCTAGAGCGTCAGTAATGGCACTTGGTATTATGCCTTATATTTCTGCATCTATTGTAGTTCAGTTAATGGGAATTGCAGTTCCTTATTTACAGAAATTACAAAAGGATGGAGAAAGTGGACGTAAGAAAATTACTCAAATTACAAGATGGTTAACTATTGGTATTACATTGGTACAAGCTCCAACGTATATTACTGCTATTAAAACACAGTTTGGTTTAGGACCAGAAGCGTTTTTAGTTAGTGGACCAACTTTCTGGATTTCATCTATTATTATTTTAACTGCAGGAACAATTTTTGCAATGTGGTTAGGTGAGCGTATTACAGACAAAGGTGTTGGTAATGGTATTTCATTATTAATTACTGTAGGTATTATCGCTAATTTTCCAGCGGCATTTTTACAAGAATTTGTTGCAAAAACAACAAATGCTGGTGCTGGTGGAATTATGATGGTTCTTATCGAGATCATTGTTTGGTTTGTAGTGATTTTATTAACTGTACTATTGGTTACTGCTGTTCGAAAGATTGCAGTACAATATGCCAGAAGAACAGTTGCAGGGAACATACAAAATGTTGCTGGTTCTAGGGATTATATTCCTTTGAAATTAAATGCAGCAGGGGTTATGCCTATTATATTTGCACAAGCAATTATGTTTTTACCAGTTGCTTTAGCGCAAAGATTTCCATTTATGGCAAGTTTGCAAGATATTAATGGTTTAGGATACAATGTTATTTTTGCATTGTTAATTATTATCTTTAGTTTTTTCTATACAGCAATAACTATTCCTACGAATAAAATGGCTGAAGATTTAAAGAGAAGTGGTGGTTTTATTCCAGGAATTAGACCAGGAAAAGATACTGCAGATAGATTAGATAGTGTATTGTCTAGAATTACTTTCCCAGGATCGTTATTCCTTGCAGCTTTATCTATCTTGCCAGCAATTGTAGTTCAATTTGGAGTACAACAAAGTTGGGCTATGTTTTATGGTGGAACATCATTAATAATCATGGTAGGAGTAGCAATTGATACCATGCAGCAAATAAATTCGTATTTGTTAAATCGTCATTATGATGGTTTAATGAAAGCGGGAAATAGCAACAGAAAATCGAATAACAAATAG
- the rplO gene encoding 50S ribosomal protein L15, producing MSLHNLTPAEGSIKKGKRIARGEGSGKGGTATRGHNGQKSRSGYSKKIGFEGGQMPLQRRVPKFGFTNINRKEYQGINLDKLQSLVDSGKITDTVDLDILIANRLAGKNDLVKILGNGELKAKLNITVHKYTATAKAAIEAAGGEAATL from the coding sequence ATGAGTTTACATAATTTAACACCGGCAGAAGGTTCCATTAAAAAAGGAAAAAGAATTGCAAGAGGTGAAGGATCTGGAAAAGGTGGTACTGCAACAAGAGGTCACAACGGACAGAAATCTCGTTCTGGTTATTCTAAAAAGATAGGTTTTGAAGGTGGGCAAATGCCACTTCAAAGACGTGTACCTAAATTTGGTTTCACTAATATAAACCGCAAGGAATATCAGGGAATCAATTTAGATAAATTACAATCTTTAGTAGATAGCGGAAAGATAACAGATACAGTTGATTTAGATATTTTAATTGCTAATAGATTAGCAGGTAAAAACGACCTAGTAAAAATATTAGGAAACGGAGAATTAAAAGCTAAATTAAATATCACTGTACATAAGTACACTGCAACTGCAAAAGCGGCTATTGAAGCGGCTGGTGGAGAAGCAGCTACTTTATAA
- the rpmD gene encoding 50S ribosomal protein L30 — protein MAKIRVTQVKSQIGRLQNQKRTLEALGLRRMNQTVEHEATPTIIGMVNTVKHLVSFEEIK, from the coding sequence ATGGCAAAAATTAGAGTTACACAAGTAAAAAGTCAAATCGGGCGTCTTCAGAATCAAAAGAGAACTTTAGAAGCTTTAGGTTTACGTAGAATGAACCAAACTGTAGAACACGAGGCAACTCCTACAATTATTGGTATGGTAAATACAGTTAAACACTTAGTTTCTTTCGAAGAAATTAAATAA
- the rpsE gene encoding 30S ribosomal protein S5, protein MMQGYKNVERVKPSGLELVDRLVGVQRVTKVTKGGRAFGFSAIVVVGDGNGVVGHGLGKSKDVSSAIAKAVEDAKKNLVRIPILDATLPHEQKGKFGGAKVFLKPASHGTGVIAGGAVRHVLESVGIHDVLSKSQGSSNPHNVVKATFNALLQLRSAASIAKQRGISLEKVFNG, encoded by the coding sequence ATTATGCAAGGATATAAAAACGTAGAAAGAGTTAAGCCAAGCGGATTAGAGCTTGTAGATAGGTTAGTAGGTGTACAACGTGTTACCAAAGTAACTAAAGGTGGTAGAGCATTTGGTTTCTCTGCAATCGTAGTAGTTGGAGATGGTAATGGTGTTGTTGGTCATGGATTAGGAAAGTCTAAAGATGTTTCTTCTGCAATTGCAAAAGCAGTTGAAGATGCAAAGAAAAATTTAGTTAGAATTCCAATTTTAGATGCAACTTTACCTCACGAACAAAAAGGGAAATTTGGTGGTGCAAAGGTATTTTTAAAGCCAGCATCTCATGGTACAGGAGTTATAGCCGGTGGTGCTGTAAGGCACGTATTAGAGTCAGTTGGTATACATGATGTATTATCAAAATCTCAAGGATCATCAAACCCTCACAATGTTGTAAAAGCAACTTTTAATGCATTATTACAATTACGTAGTGCAGCATCAATTGCTAAACAAAGAGGAATTTCTTTAGAGAAAGTTTTTAACGGATAA
- the rplR gene encoding 50S ribosomal protein L18 — protein MALSKLQRRTRIKRRIRKIISGTATKPRLSVYRSNKEIYAQLINDVNGVTIASVSSRDIKAGSKSEAATEVGKSIAEKATKAGVETVAFDRNGYLYHGRVKVLAEAAREAGLKF, from the coding sequence ATGGCATTATCAAAGCTACAAAGAAGAACTAGAATTAAGCGTAGAATTAGAAAAATCATTTCTGGTACAGCTACAAAACCAAGATTATCGGTTTATAGAAGTAATAAAGAGATTTACGCTCAATTAATAAATGATGTAAACGGAGTTACAATAGCTAGTGTTTCATCAAGAGATATAAAAGCAGGTTCTAAATCAGAAGCAGCAACTGAAGTTGGTAAATCAATCGCAGAAAAAGCTACTAAAGCTGGTGTAGAAACAGTTGCTTTCGATAGAAACGGGTATTTATATCACGGTAGAGTTAAAGTATTAGCAGAAGCTGCAAGAGAAGCTGGTTTAAAATTTTAA
- the rplF gene encoding 50S ribosomal protein L6: protein MSRIGKNPVSIPQGVDVNIKDNVVTVKGKLGELTQTISDGISITIEDGVITLVRASESKNHKAQHGLMRALIFNMIEGVSKGWSKDLELVGVGYRASNQGQKLDLALGFSHNIVLELAPEVKVETISEKGKNPIIKLTSFDKQLVGQIAAKIRSFRAPEPYKGKGVKFVGEILRRKAGKSA from the coding sequence ATGAGTAGAATAGGAAAAAATCCCGTTAGCATTCCACAAGGTGTAGATGTAAACATAAAAGACAATGTTGTAACCGTAAAAGGTAAATTAGGTGAGTTGACTCAGACTATTTCAGACGGTATATCAATAACAATAGAAGATGGTGTTATTACATTAGTAAGAGCATCTGAAAGTAAGAACCATAAAGCACAACATGGTTTAATGAGAGCTTTAATCTTTAACATGATTGAAGGTGTAAGTAAAGGTTGGTCTAAAGATTTAGAATTGGTTGGTGTAGGTTATAGAGCCTCTAATCAAGGTCAGAAATTAGATTTAGCTTTAGGTTTCTCTCATAATATTGTTTTAGAATTAGCTCCAGAAGTAAAAGTTGAAACAATATCAGAGAAAGGGAAAAACCCAATCATTAAATTAACTTCATTTGATAAACAATTAGTTGGTCAAATTGCTGCAAAGATTCGTTCTTTCAGAGCGCCAGAACCTTATAAAGGTAAAGGAGTTAAGTTTGTAGGTGAAATATTAAGAAGAAAAGCAGGTAAGTCTGCATAA
- the rpsH gene encoding 30S ribosomal protein S8 — protein MYTDPIADFLTRVRNAIAAGHRVVEIPASNLKKEMTKILFDQGYILSYQFNADNVQGTIKIALKYDKITKESVIRKIQRISTPGLRKYVGSTEMPRVLNGLGIAIVSTSKGVMTNKKARQENVGGEVLCYVY, from the coding sequence ATGTATACAGATCCAATCGCGGATTTTCTTACTAGAGTAAGAAATGCAATCGCTGCAGGACACAGAGTAGTGGAAATTCCGGCTTCAAACTTGAAGAAGGAAATGACTAAAATTTTGTTTGATCAAGGGTATATTTTAAGCTACCAGTTCAATGCTGATAATGTTCAGGGAACTATTAAAATAGCTTTAAAATATGACAAGATTACAAAAGAGTCAGTAATTAGAAAAATTCAACGAATTAGTACACCAGGTTTACGTAAATACGTTGGCTCTACAGAGATGCCAAGAGTGTTAAACGGACTTGGAATTGCTATTGTTTCTACATCTAAAGGTGTAATGACAAACAAAAAAGCACGTCAAGAAAATGTTGGAGGAGAAGTTTTATGTTACGTTTATTAA
- the rpsN gene encoding 30S ribosomal protein S14 has translation MAKESMKARERKRERVVAKYAEKRKALKEAGDYDALQKLPKNASPVRLHNRCKLTGRPKGYMRQFGLSRVTFREMANQGLIPGVKKASW, from the coding sequence ATGGCTAAAGAATCAATGAAAGCGCGTGAGCGCAAAAGAGAACGTGTAGTAGCAAAGTATGCTGAAAAGAGAAAAGCTTTAAAAGAAGCCGGAGACTATGATGCATTACAGAAGTTACCAAAGAATGCATCGCCAGTAAGATTACACAATAGATGTAAATTAACTGGTCGTCCAAAAGGATATATGCGTCAGTTTGGTTTGTCTCGTGTAACTTTTCGTGAAATGGCAAATCAAGGATTAATACCAGGTGTTAAAAAAGCAAGTTGGTAG
- the rplE gene encoding 50S ribosomal protein L5 — MSYVPRLKAEYKERVIKALTEEFSYKNVMQVPKLEKIVVSKGVGAAIADKKLIDYAVEELTKITGQKAISTMSKKDVAAFKLRKGMPIGVKVTLRGDKMYEFLDRLVTASLPRVRDFNGIKANGFDGRGNYNLGITEQIIYPEINIDQVKKINGMDITFVTSAETDKEAKSLLGELGLPFKKN, encoded by the coding sequence ATGAGTTACGTACCAAGATTAAAGGCAGAATACAAAGAAAGAGTTATAAAAGCTCTTACTGAAGAATTCAGTTATAAGAATGTAATGCAAGTACCAAAATTAGAAAAAATAGTTGTTTCTAAAGGTGTTGGTGCAGCAATTGCAGATAAGAAATTAATAGATTATGCCGTAGAAGAGTTGACTAAAATTACTGGTCAGAAAGCTATTTCTACGATGTCTAAAAAAGACGTTGCAGCTTTTAAATTACGTAAAGGAATGCCAATTGGTGTTAAAGTTACTTTACGTGGAGATAAAATGTACGAGTTTTTAGATAGATTAGTTACAGCTTCTTTACCTCGTGTAAGAGATTTTAACGGTATAAAAGCTAATGGTTTTGATGGAAGAGGTAATTACAATTTAGGTATTACTGAACAAATCATCTACCCAGAAATAAATATTGACCAAGTTAAAAAAATCAATGGAATGGATATTACTTTTGTAACATCTGCTGAAACTGATAAAGAAGCAAAGTCATTATTAGGAGAATTAGGTTTACCATTCAAAAAAAATTAA
- the rplX gene encoding 50S ribosomal protein L24: protein MKKFKIKSGDTVKVIAGDHKGSEGKVLQIIKDKDRVLVEGVNLVSKHTKPSAQNPQGGIVKKEASLHISNVLLVEDGVAVRVGYKVDGDTKTRVSKKTKK, encoded by the coding sequence ATGAAGAAGTTTAAAATAAAATCAGGAGATACTGTAAAAGTAATTGCAGGAGATCATAAAGGATCAGAAGGTAAAGTTTTACAAATTATCAAAGACAAGGATAGAGTATTAGTAGAAGGTGTGAATTTAGTTTCAAAACACACCAAACCAAGTGCTCAAAACCCTCAAGGTGGTATTGTAAAAAAAGAAGCATCATTACACATTTCTAATGTATTGTTAGTAGAAGATGGTGTTGCTGTAAGAGTAGGTTATAAAGTTGATGGAGATACGAAGACTAGAGTCTCTAAAAAAACTAAAAAATAA
- the rplN gene encoding 50S ribosomal protein L14, with protein MLQTESRLKVADNTGAKEVLVIRVLGGTRKRYASIGDKIVVSVKSATPNGTVKKGQVSRAVVVRTKKEVRRKDGSYIRFDDNACVLLNPTEEMRGTRVFGPVARELREKQFMKIVSLAPEVL; from the coding sequence ATGTTACAGACAGAATCAAGATTAAAAGTCGCAGATAATACTGGAGCAAAAGAAGTTTTAGTAATTAGAGTTTTAGGAGGAACAAGAAAACGTTACGCAAGTATTGGAGACAAGATTGTAGTATCTGTTAAATCTGCAACTCCTAACGGAACTGTAAAAAAAGGTCAAGTATCTAGAGCAGTTGTTGTAAGAACCAAGAAAGAAGTTAGACGTAAAGACGGATCATACATCAGATTTGATGATAACGCCTGTGTACTTTTAAATCCTACAGAGGAAATGAGAGGAACACGTGTATTCGGTCCTGTTGCTCGTGAACTTCGTGAGAAACAATTCATGAAAATAGTATCATTAGCACCTGAAGTGCTTTAA
- the rpsQ gene encoding 30S ribosomal protein S17: MEKRNLRKERIGVVSSNKMEKSIVVAETKRVKHPMYGKFVLKTKKYVAHDEQNDCNEGDTVRIMETRPMSKSKRWRLVEILERAK; this comes from the coding sequence ATGGAAAAAAGAAATCTTAGAAAAGAGAGAATTGGTGTTGTATCTAGTAACAAAATGGAGAAATCTATTGTAGTTGCAGAAACTAAAAGAGTAAAACACCCAATGTACGGAAAGTTCGTATTAAAGACTAAGAAGTACGTTGCACACGACGAACAGAATGATTGCAACGAAGGAGATACTGTTAGAATCATGGAAACAAGACCTATGAGTAAATCTAAACGTTGGAGATTAGTAGAAATCCTAGAAAGAGCTAAATAA
- the rpmC gene encoding 50S ribosomal protein L29, with the protein MKQSEIKELSIADLNEKLGALQKNYTDLKMAHAITPMENPLQLRSLRRTVARIATELTKRELQ; encoded by the coding sequence ATGAAACAATCAGAAATAAAAGAATTATCCATAGCAGATCTAAATGAAAAGCTTGGAGCGTTGCAAAAGAATTATACTGATCTTAAGATGGCTCACGCCATAACTCCAATGGAAAACCCATTGCAGTTAAGAAGCTTAAGAAGAACTGTAGCAAGAATTGCAACAGAATTAACAAAAAGAGAATTACAATAA
- the rplP gene encoding 50S ribosomal protein L16, producing the protein MLQPKRVKYRKVQKAKGNMTGISGRGNQLSNGMFGIKSIDQNLLTSRQIEAARIAATRHMKREGQLWIKVFPDKPITKKPLEVRMGKGKGAPDHFVAVIKPGRILFEVGGVPMNVAKEALRLAAQKLPVRTKFVIARDFDINA; encoded by the coding sequence ATGTTACAGCCAAAAAGAGTAAAATACCGTAAGGTACAGAAGGCGAAAGGAAATATGACAGGTATTTCTGGTAGAGGAAATCAACTTTCTAACGGAATGTTTGGTATCAAATCTATCGATCAGAACTTGTTAACTTCTCGTCAAATTGAAGCAGCTCGTATCGCGGCAACTCGTCATATGAAAAGAGAAGGTCAGTTATGGATTAAAGTATTTCCAGACAAGCCTATCACAAAGAAACCTTTAGAGGTACGTATGGGTAAGGGTAAAGGAGCACCAGATCATTTTGTTGCAGTTATCAAGCCAGGTAGAATTTTGTTTGAAGTTGGTGGAGTGCCAATGAATGTAGCAAAAGAAGCTTTACGTTTAGCAGCTCAAAAACTTCCAGTAAGAACGAAGTTTGTTATAGCTAGAGATTTTGATATTAACGCTTAA
- the rpsC gene encoding 30S ribosomal protein S3 → MGQKTNPIGNRLGIIRGWESNWYGGNDYGDKIAEDDKIRKYINARLSKASVSRVIIERTLKLVTVTITTARPGIIIGKGGQEVDKLKEELKKITGKEVQINIFEIKRPELDAKLVATSVARQIENRISYKRAIKMAIQATMRMNAEGIKIQISGRLNGAEMARSEHFKEGRIPLSTFRADIDYALVEAHTTYGRLGIKVWIMKGEVYGKRELSPLVGLSKKQSGNKGGGDRSKRQQPRRRK, encoded by the coding sequence ATGGGACAAAAAACAAATCCAATAGGAAATCGTTTAGGAATCATCAGAGGTTGGGAGTCTAACTGGTATGGTGGAAATGACTACGGAGATAAGATTGCTGAAGATGATAAGATAAGAAAGTATATTAATGCTAGATTATCTAAAGCAAGTGTTTCTAGAGTAATTATAGAGCGTACACTTAAACTTGTAACCGTTACTATCACAACTGCAAGACCTGGTATTATTATCGGTAAAGGTGGTCAAGAGGTAGACAAGTTAAAAGAAGAGCTTAAAAAAATTACAGGTAAAGAAGTTCAAATTAATATTTTTGAAATCAAACGTCCAGAGTTAGATGCTAAATTAGTAGCAACTAGTGTAGCGCGTCAAATTGAAAATAGAATTTCTTACAAGAGAGCAATTAAAATGGCTATTCAAGCAACAATGCGTATGAATGCTGAAGGGATTAAAATCCAAATTTCTGGTCGTTTAAATGGAGCAGAAATGGCACGTTCAGAGCATTTTAAAGAAGGTAGAATTCCTCTTTCTACTTTTAGAGCTGATATCGATTATGCACTTGTTGAAGCTCATACTACATACGGAAGATTAGGTATTAAAGTATGGATTATGAAAGGTGAGGTTTATGGTAAGAGAGAATTATCTCCATTAGTAGGTTTGTCTAAAAAACAGTCTGGTAATAAAGGTGGTGGTGATAGATCTAAACGTCAACAACCTCGTAGAAGAAAATAA
- the rplV gene encoding 50S ribosomal protein L22: MGVRKKNMADQLKADRKQRAFAKLTNCPTSPRKMRLVADQIRGVEVEKALQILKFSPKEASINLEKLLLSAIANWQAKNEDASIEDAGLFVKSIYVDSAGMLKRLRPAPQGRAHRIRKRSNHVTLELGSKNLSN, from the coding sequence ATGGGAGTTCGTAAAAAAAATATGGCAGATCAGTTAAAAGCAGATAGAAAGCAACGTGCTTTCGCGAAGCTTACTAACTGTCCTACATCACCAAGAAAAATGCGTTTAGTAGCAGATCAAATAAGAGGCGTAGAAGTTGAAAAAGCTTTACAAATCTTAAAGTTCAGCCCAAAAGAAGCATCAATCAATTTAGAAAAATTGTTATTGTCTGCAATTGCAAACTGGCAAGCTAAAAATGAAGATGCATCTATAGAAGACGCTGGATTGTTTGTGAAATCTATTTATGTAGATAGCGCAGGAATGTTAAAAAGATTAAGACCAGCTCCACAAGGGCGTGCTCATAGAATTCGTAAGCGTTCTAATCACGTTACTTTAGAGTTAGGTTCTAAAAATTTAAGTAATTAA
- the rpsS gene encoding 30S ribosomal protein S19 yields MARSLKKGPYIHYKLEKKVLANVEAGNKTVIKTWSRASMISPDFVGQTIAVHNGRQFVPVYVTENMVGHKLGEFSPTRSFRGHAGAKNKGKK; encoded by the coding sequence ATGGCAAGATCATTAAAAAAAGGACCTTACATTCACTATAAATTAGAGAAAAAAGTGTTAGCTAATGTAGAGGCTGGAAACAAAACTGTAATCAAAACTTGGTCTAGAGCAAGTATGATTTCTCCAGATTTTGTTGGACAAACTATCGCTGTTCATAATGGACGTCAGTTTGTACCAGTTTATGTTACAGAAAACATGGTGGGGCATAAGTTAGGCGAATTTTCACCAACTCGTTCATTTAGAGGACATGCTGGTGCAAAAAATAAAGGTAAAAAATAG
- the rplB gene encoding 50S ribosomal protein L2, with product MSVRKLKPITPGQRFRVVNGFDTITTDKPEKSLLAPKKRSGGRNSQGRMTTRNIGGGHKQRYRIIDFKRDKNGIPATVKTIEYDPNRTAFIALLSYADGEKRYVIAQNGLKVGQVIFSGNGAAPEIGNAMTLSEIPLGTTISCIELRPGQGAVMARSAGSFAQLMARDGKYATVKLPSGETRLILLTCMATIGVVSNSDHQLLVSGKAGRRRWLGRRPRVNAVRMNPVDHPMGGGEGRASGGHPRSRNGIPAKGFKTRSKTKASNKYIIERRKK from the coding sequence ATGTCAGTTAGAAAATTAAAACCAATAACACCAGGTCAGCGTTTTAGAGTTGTAAATGGGTTCGACACCATAACAACTGATAAGCCGGAGAAAAGTTTACTTGCTCCGAAAAAACGATCTGGAGGTCGAAACAGTCAGGGTAGAATGACAACTCGTAATATAGGAGGTGGTCATAAACAAAGATATCGTATTATCGATTTTAAAAGAGATAAAAATGGTATTCCCGCAACAGTAAAAACTATAGAATACGATCCAAATCGTACTGCATTTATTGCACTATTAAGTTATGCTGATGGAGAAAAACGTTATGTAATTGCACAAAACGGTTTAAAAGTAGGTCAAGTAATATTTTCAGGTAACGGTGCTGCTCCAGAGATTGGAAATGCAATGACGTTAAGTGAAATTCCTTTAGGAACAACAATTTCTTGTATAGAATTACGTCCAGGTCAAGGTGCTGTTATGGCTCGTTCTGCTGGTTCTTTTGCTCAATTAATGGCAAGAGATGGTAAGTATGCTACAGTTAAGTTACCTTCAGGTGAAACAAGATTAATCTTGTTAACTTGTATGGCAACAATTGGAGTTGTATCTAATTCAGATCATCAATTACTAGTTTCAGGTAAAGCAGGTAGAAGAAGATGGTTAGGAAGAAGACCAAGAGTGAACGCTGTAAGAATGAATCCTGTAGATCATCCAATGGGTGGTGGAGAAGGACGTGCTTCAGGTGGTCATCCAAGATCTAGAAATGGTATTCCTGCAAAAGGATTTAAAACTAGATCTAAGACTAAAGCTAGTAATAAGTACATTATCGAACGTAGAAAGAAATAA
- the rplW gene encoding 50S ribosomal protein L23: MSILIKPIITEKATNDSELFNRFTFVVEKKANKLEIKDAVEKAYGVSILSVKTLNYPIQRNTKFTKKGLVTGVKSGYKKAIVQVAEGESIDFYNNL; this comes from the coding sequence ATGAGTATTTTAATAAAACCTATTATTACGGAAAAAGCAACAAACGATAGTGAATTGTTCAATCGTTTCACTTTTGTTGTAGAGAAAAAAGCTAATAAATTAGAAATTAAAGATGCTGTTGAAAAAGCATACGGAGTTTCTATTTTAAGCGTTAAAACTTTAAACTATCCAATTCAAAGAAATACAAAATTTACTAAAAAAGGTTTAGTAACTGGAGTAAAGAGTGGGTACAAGAAGGCTATCGTTCAAGTAGCAGAAGGAGAAAGCATTGATTTTTATAACAATCTTTAA
- the rplD gene encoding 50S ribosomal protein L4 yields MKVAVLDITGKDTGRKVELSKDVFGIEPNDHAIYLDVKQYLANQRQGTHKSKERAEISGSTRKIKKQKGTGTARAGSIKSGVFRGGGRMFGPRPRSYSFKLNKNLKRLARKSALSIQANDKNLVVVEDFDFETPKTKNFTNVLKALELDTKKSLFVLGNENTNVYLSSRNLKNSKVIKASEINTYGVLNANKIVITEGSLEGINTNLTNK; encoded by the coding sequence ATGAAAGTAGCAGTTTTAGATATTACAGGAAAAGATACAGGTAGGAAAGTTGAACTTTCTAAAGATGTATTCGGTATAGAGCCTAATGATCACGCTATTTATTTAGATGTAAAACAGTATTTGGCAAATCAGCGTCAAGGAACACATAAATCTAAAGAAAGAGCTGAAATTAGTGGTTCTACAAGAAAGATAAAAAAACAAAAAGGAACTGGTACTGCAAGAGCAGGTTCAATCAAGTCTGGTGTTTTTAGAGGTGGTGGACGTATGTTTGGTCCAAGACCAAGAAGTTATTCTTTTAAATTGAATAAAAACTTAAAGCGTTTAGCACGTAAGTCTGCTTTAAGTATTCAAGCAAATGATAAGAATTTAGTTGTTGTTGAAGATTTCGATTTCGAAACTCCAAAAACAAAAAACTTTACTAATGTTTTAAAGGCATTAGAATTAGATACTAAAAAATCTTTATTTGTTTTAGGTAATGAAAATACTAATGTGTATTTATCATCACGTAATTTAAAAAATTCTAAAGTAATTAAGGCTTCAGAAATTAATACTTATGGTGTTTTAAATGCTAATAAGATTGTTATTACTGAAGGTTCTTTAGAAGGTATAAACACAAATTTAACCAATAAATAG
- the rplC gene encoding 50S ribosomal protein L3, which produces MSGLIGRKIGMTSLFDENGKNIPCTVIEAGPCVVTQVRTEEVDGYNALQLGFDDKKAKSSNKSLDGHFKKAGTTAKKKVVEFQGFDQEYKLGDSITVDHFAEGEFVDVSGVSKGKGFQGVVKRHGFAGVGQATHGQHNRLRAPGSIGAASYPARVFKGMRMAGRMGGDKVKVQNLRVLKVVAEKNLLVVKGAVPGHKNAFVTIQK; this is translated from the coding sequence ATGTCTGGGTTAATAGGAAGAAAAATTGGAATGACCAGCTTATTCGACGAAAACGGGAAGAATATTCCTTGTACGGTAATCGAAGCAGGTCCTTGCGTTGTTACCCAAGTCAGAACCGAAGAGGTTGACGGCTACAATGCGTTGCAGCTTGGTTTCGATGACAAAAAGGCGAAGAGTTCTAACAAGTCGTTAGACGGTCACTTTAAAAAAGCTGGCACCACTGCTAAAAAGAAAGTCGTTGAATTTCAAGGATTTGATCAAGAGTATAAATTAGGAGATTCTATCACAGTAGATCATTTTGCTGAAGGAGAATTTGTTGATGTATCTGGTGTATCAAAAGGTAAAGGTTTTCAAGGAGTTGTAAAACGTCACGGTTTCGCTGGTGTTGGTCAAGCAACTCATGGTCAACATAACCGTTTAAGAGCTCCAGGTTCAATTGGTGCTGCATCTTATCCAGCTAGAGTATTCAAAGGAATGCGTATGGCAGGAAGAATGGGAGGAGATAAAGTGAAAGTACAAAACTTAAGAGTATTAAAAGTAGTTGCTGAAAAGAACTTACTTGTTGTTAAAGGAGCTGTTCCTGGACACAAAAATGCTTTTGTAACTATTCAGAAATAA